The DNA window GCTGCGCGGCGACGTGGTGATCGCCTGCGTGGCCGCCGAGCTCAACAGCGGGATCGGGACGCTCTACGCGCTCGGGCACGGCCAGCGCACCGACGTGGCGGTGGTGGCGGAGCCGTACGGGGCGCGGACGATCCTGACCAAGCACACCGGCACCATGGACGTGGTCATCCATACGATCGGGCGGGCCACCCACATCAGCAAGAAGGAGCAGGGCGTGGACGCCATCGGTTTGATGACACGGGCCATCGAGGCCATCAACCGCATGGCGTTCACCCACGTGTACGATCCGGATCTGCCCGGGCTCCCGCGGCTGAACGTGGGATCGATCATCGGCGGCCGCGGCCGCGATCACAACCTTCGCGGCGCCTACACGGTCAGCGATTTCTGCACTGCCTACGTGAACGTGCGGTTCAACGCCAGCCAGACCGGCGACACGGTGCTGGCCGACATCCGGCGTGTGCTGGACGGCCTCGCCGCCGCCGACCCCCGCTTCCAGTACGAAATCGAGTTCCCGCCGCTGCCCGCGCGGGGGCTGGGGCGCCTGGCGAAAGCCGCGGTCGACGTGCCGAAGACCGAGCCGATCGTGCAGATGGTCCGTCGGAATCTCCGTCAGATGACGGGCGCGGAGCCGGAGCACTTCGGCGTGCGGCTGCCCCAGAGCTATGCCGGCAACGACACCACGCATCTCTGGGCCGCGGGCATTCCCTGCTGCCTCTACGGTCCCGGGGGTGGCTACACGGACTATCACGACGTGCACGTCGAGCTCGCCGATCTCCACCTTTGCACGCGCGTCCTCGCCCTCACCGCCCTCGAGGCGGCCCTCTGAGCTACGTCGACCCGTCCACCGGCCGCACCTATCCGCTCGACGAGGCGCGCTGGCGCGGGGAGGGCGGCCACTACCTGAACCTGGAGCCGGCGCCCGGCCTCACCCGGCGCGACATCGACGGGTCGCGCTTCACCGTGTGGCGCTATGCGAAGGCGCTCCGGGTGGACGTCAAGGATGCGGTCAGCCTCGGCGAGGGCTGGACGCCGCTCGTGCCCGGCGAGTGGGACGGTGCGCCCGTGCAGTGGAAGCTCGAGCTCACCATGCCGACGGGCTCGTTCAAGGATCGCGGCATGACGGTGATGGTGAGCTACCTCAAGAGCCGCGGCGTCACGCGCGTGCTCGAGGACTCCTCGGGCAACGCCGGCGCGTCGCTCTCCGCCTACGCCGCCGCCGCGGGCATGGCCTGCCGCATCCTCGTGCCGGAGACCGCGTCCTACCCCAAGATCGCGCAGATCGCCGCGGCCGGCGCCGAGGTCGTGACGATTCCCGGCTCGCGCCAGGACGTGGCGGAGGCGGCGCTGCGCCAGAGCGCGGGGATCTTCTACGCGAGCCACAACTGGCAGCCGTTCTTCGTGGAGGGCACGAAGACGCTGGCCTACGAGCTGTGGGAGCAGCTGGGCTTCCGCGCCCCCGACAACGTGGTGGTGCCCCTGGGCTACGGCAGCAATGTGCTCGGCTGCGACCGCGGGTTCGGCGAGCTCGCGCGCCGCCATGAGATCGGCAAGGCGCCGCGCCTCTTCGGCGTGCAGGCGGCGAACTGCGCGCCCTACCACGCCGCGTTCCGGGCGGGCGCCGATCACCTCGTGCCGACACCGATCGCCTCCACCGTCGCGGAAGGCATCGCCTCGGCGAAGCCCACACGCGTGGCCGAGGTGC is part of the Candidatus Methylomirabilota bacterium genome and encodes:
- a CDS encoding threonine synthase, producing the protein MHARPRPHRPRGGPLSYVDPSTGRTYPLDEARWRGEGGHYLNLEPAPGLTRRDIDGSRFTVWRYAKALRVDVKDAVSLGEGWTPLVPGEWDGAPVQWKLELTMPTGSFKDRGMTVMVSYLKSRGVTRVLEDSSGNAGASLSAYAAAAGMACRILVPETASYPKIAQIAAAGAEVVTIPGSRQDVAEAALRQSAGIFYASHNWQPFFVEGTKTLAYELWEQLGFRAPDNVVVPLGYGSNVLGCDRGFGELARRHEIGKAPRLFGVQAANCAPYHAAFRAGADHLVPTPIASTVAEGIASAKPTRVAEVLAAVRGSGGAIVAVTEDEIVAALRALARRGLYVEPTAAAAAAGLTQLLATGVIERDETTVLVLTGSGLKASERIGELLGIRAPRG
- a CDS encoding M20/M25/M40 family metallo-hydrolase, whose amino-acid sequence is MSDLRNAVLSRIDDEETVALAKDLIRIPSFTTEETPCAEWLADYLRGQGLEVTLQEIEPGRKQTIARLRGSGGGTSIMLNGHIDIDPLAGGWTRDPFDPWIADGKLYGHGIYNMKAGVTACIMAGLALKRAGARLRGDVVIACVAAELNSGIGTLYALGHGQRTDVAVVAEPYGARTILTKHTGTMDVVIHTIGRATHISKKEQGVDAIGLMTRAIEAINRMAFTHVYDPDLPGLPRLNVGSIIGGRGRDHNLRGAYTVSDFCTAYVNVRFNASQTGDTVLADIRRVLDGLAAADPRFQYEIEFPPLPARGLGRLAKAAVDVPKTEPIVQMVRRNLRQMTGAEPEHFGVRLPQSYAGNDTTHLWAAGIPCCLYGPGGGYTDYHDVHVELADLHLCTRVLALTALEAAL